Below is a window of Actinomycetota bacterium DNA.
GTCGGTATCGAGGTCGCAATGCGGGGTGGCGGCCATGCGCGCCGTGCCGCCCGCGACGGCGGCCCGGGCCATGGCCAGGAAGTCGTCATCGCCGCGTGCTCCGTCGTCAAATCCTGGTAATATATGGGAATGTATGTCGGTGAAGGGCAAGGGCTACCTCCGCAGGTTCTGCCGGTACCACTCCACGGTGCGCTCCAGGCCCTCGCGCAGGGGGGTGGAGGGTTTCCACCCCAGGATGCGGGCGGCCTTGGAGGCGTCCAGGGCGATATGGTCCAGCTCACCCTCGCGCGCCTCGGCATACGCGGGAGACAGATCGCAGTCCAGGATGGAGGCGAGCTCCCGGTAGAGCGCGTTCACGGAGGTCTCCACGCCGGTCCCGATGTTCAGGAACTCGCCGTCCCCGGAGGTGAGGGCGGCGCGGTAGGCGTCGATGACGTCTCCCACGTAGACGAAATCGCGCGTCTGCTCGCCGTCCCCGTAGATGACGCACCCCTCGCCGGAGAGGATGCGCCCGATGAAGATGGCCACCACGCCCGCCTCCCCGAAGGCGTTCTGGCGCGGGCCGTAGACGTTGGCCAGGGCCAGGGTACAGCAGGAGATGCCGCGGGTGCGCTCGTAGTAGCGGATGTATTCCTCGGCCACGTTCTTGCTCACCCCGTAGGGGGAGTCGGGGCGCCTGGGAGCGTCCTCGGATACGGGGATGGCCTCCGGTTCGCCGTAGACGCAGCCCCCGGAACTGGTGTTGATGAAGCGCTTGACGCCGTTCTCCACCGCCAGTTGGATGACGTTCAGGGTGCCGAGGACGTTCACCTCCGCGTCCAGCACGGGGTCCTTCACCGAGACCCGTACGTCGGGCTGGGCCGCCAGATGGATCACGGCGTCCTGCTCTTTCCCCCTGAAGGCCGCCACCAGGGCGTCGTCCCTTATGTCCACGTGCAGGAAATTGAAGCGGTTCTCCTTCGCCGCCTCCTTGACGTTGTAGAGGTTCTCGAACCTCCCGGTGGAGAGGTTGTCCACCACCGTCACCGCGTGGCCTTCCTGCAGCAGGGTATCGACGAGGTTGGAACCGATGAATCCCGCTCCTCCCGTGACCACTATCCGCACCTGCGCACCTTCCTTTCTTCCGCGAGCCCGGGGTTCCCTGCCCGCTCCTCGCGGGTACGGCCTCCGGCGCCCGTCCGGGCGGCATCAGTAAAAGACTACCATACGGAGCGATCCCCCGGTCCAGTATTCCACGCTCCGGACGCGTGCACCTCTTCCCGGGTCTCCTTCCCCTGTGGCACGGGCGGCAAAGGGACGGTATGCGCAAGGCGCTCCACGACGCGGGCAGCGGCACGTCGACGAGATGGGCGGAAAAAGGATATGGACACGCGACGTAAGCCGGGCAGCCGGTACCGCGTTCAGTAATTCGCGCTCCCCGTTTCCCGCGGCACCTCCTCCCCGTTGCGTGACTCCCACTTGAAGGAGCCGGTGATGGAGAAGAACTGAGGCCGCACGGCCTTGTATTCGCCGTAGGGCGCCTGGGCCTGGAAGAGGAAGAGGCTGTCTCCGGCCACGATGTAGAAGAGCAGGAAGCGGGCCTCCTCGCCCATGATATTGGCGTCGAACTCGGTGTAGAAGGCGGGCAGTCCCGATACCCTGCTGGCGGTGAAAAGGTCATGCCCCGGGGTCTCGCCGCTCCCGGTCGTACTCTCCCCCCGCGCCGCGTCCCCGGGAGCGGTGCCGTACCCGCCTCCCTCGGGGGTGGAGGGTCCCCAGGAAGGAGTGGAGCCCGCGTTGCCGGGGTTGCCCCCCAGGGCGCGTATGCGCTTCAGGGCGTCGTCCACCAGGAAATCCTTGATGCTCTCCAACCCGCCGATGGAGACCAGGGGATCCAGCTGGTAGGCGCGTAGGGACAGGCTCTTCCTGCTGGTGAGGGAGATGGTGAGGGATGTCAGCTCGTCTTCCTCCATGACCTCTCTCTCCAGTATCCAGTTGTTGGGATAGGAGATGCTGTACCCCAGCTCGGGGTCGCTGTAGGAAAGGGTGTTGTCCACCGCTTCCGTCTCCTCCGACCTCTCTCCCCCGCTTCCCCAGGCCATGCGGTAGACAAGGTAGCCGCCCCCGGCGAGGACGGCCAGGGATAGCGCCACTACCAGCACCAGCAGGAGATAGAACCCTATGCTGCGCCGGCGGGGGAGGACGATGTCGTGCTCGGCATCCTCCCCCAGGAAGCTCTCCACCAGGCTTTCCTGGGAGAGGGCCGCGCCGCAGATGCCGCAGTATCTCGCTCTCTCGGGCTGGTAGCTGCCGCATTCCGGACAGATCAAGACATCACCTCGCCTGCTCCTCAGGCCCGCCGTTCCTACCTGGATTATAGACGATG
It encodes the following:
- a CDS encoding GDP-mannose 4,6-dehydratase, with translation MRIVVTGGAGFIGSNLVDTLLQEGHAVTVVDNLSTGRFENLYNVKEAAKENRFNFLHVDIRDDALVAAFRGKEQDAVIHLAAQPDVRVSVKDPVLDAEVNVLGTLNVIQLAVENGVKRFINTSSGGCVYGEPEAIPVSEDAPRRPDSPYGVSKNVAEEYIRYYERTRGISCCTLALANVYGPRQNAFGEAGVVAIFIGRILSGEGCVIYGDGEQTRDFVYVGDVIDAYRAALTSGDGEFLNIGTGVETSVNALYRELASILDCDLSPAYAEAREGELDHIALDASKAARILGWKPSTPLREGLERTVEWYRQNLRR
- a CDS encoding zinc ribbon domain-containing protein, yielding MICPECGSYQPERARYCGICGAALSQESLVESFLGEDAEHDIVLPRRRSIGFYLLLVLVVALSLAVLAGGGYLVYRMAWGSGGERSEETEAVDNTLSYSDPELGYSISYPNNWILEREVMEEDELTSLTISLTSRKSLSLRAYQLDPLVSIGGLESIKDFLVDDALKRIRALGGNPGNAGSTPSWGPSTPEGGGYGTAPGDAARGESTTGSGETPGHDLFTASRVSGLPAFYTEFDANIMGEEARFLLFYIVAGDSLFLFQAQAPYGEYKAVRPQFFSITGSFKWESRNGEEVPRETGSANY